The genomic window TCGGCGCGCACCCGGGCTCCGGTGAGATCCTGCCGGTCGACGCCCACGCCAAGCCGGAGAAGTGGTCGGACGGCTCGCTGATGCGCAACCGCATCCAGGCCTACGACTCGACCTTCAGCTGGTACCCGACGCAGGGCCTGACCCTGCACAACAACGGGGTCGCCGCCAGGGTCGGCGCGAAGCTCGGCTCGCCGATCTTCGACGACCACTACGGCACGTACTGGTACGACAGCAACCCGTACGGCAGCGTGCAGGTGCCCGACACCAACACCCGGATCAGCATCGTCGCCGAGCCGCTCAGCGGCAGCACTATGACGGTCCAGGTCGGCCCGTCGCACCGCTGACGACATCGGGCGTCTGACCTGCGGTAACGCAGCGTTCGGCCGTCGCCTGCTGGTGGGCGGCGGCCGGACGGCCGATGATGTGACCATGGCGGTCGGAGGTTTCGTCAAGCTGCCGAGCGGCACGGTGGTCGTCGCCCTCGTGCTGGCTCACCCTGCCGAGCCGGCGCACGCGGTCAGGGTCGTGGTGCACGCCCTGAACCGGCAGCGCGCGCTGACCCGGCTGAGCAACCTGGGCTTCCGCGGCACCCGCCTCACCGGCAACGCCGAGCCCCCCACCCCGGACGAGATCACCGCGGTGCTGCATCACCCGGACGGCCTCATCTGGCGCGACCACCACGCCAGGACATCCGATCCCTGGCACCCGATCTCGACACTGAACCGGATCTAGGCCGCCGTCTCAGACGACGCCCTGGGTCTCCACCAGTTCCACTCCCGCGGTGCGCAGCTCGCCGAGCGCGCGCTGCGTGCTCTCCGCCCCGACGCCGGCGGTCAGGCCGACCAGCACCCGGGTCGTGAAGCCCTCCCCGGCCGCGTCCAGGGCGGTGGCCCGCACGCAGTGGTCGGTGGCGATCCCCACCACGTCCACCTCGCCGACCCCGCGCTGCCGCAGCCAGTCCGCGAGCCCCACGCCGTTCTCGTCCCGGCCCTCGAAGCCGCTGTACGCGGCCGCGTGTGCGCCCTTGTCGAAGACGGCGTCCACCGCGCCGGAGGCCACCGCGGGGGCGAAGTTCGGGTGGAACCCGACGCCCTCGGTGCCCGCCACGCAGTGCACGGGCCAGGTGGTGACGAAGTCCGGCTCGGCCGAGAAGTGGTCTCCGGGGTCGATGTGGTGGTCGCGGGTGGCCACGACGTGCCGGTAGTTCCCGGCGGCCTCCCCGATCAGGTCCGTGACCGCGGCGGCCACGTCCGCCCCTCCGGTCACCGCGAGACTGCCCCCCTCGCAGAAATCGTTCTGCACGTCGACGACGATCAGTGCGCGGTGCATTTTGCCCTTCCGGCGGATGAGTGGGTGTGGGTCGGTGGCTGCGGGTCGATGTGGGTCGGTTGATGTGGGCCGAGCGTAGGGATTCTCCCCCGCCCGCGAAGCCTTGCACGCCGCCGGGCGGCTTTCTGCCCCGCCGGGCCCCGCGGGTGCCTCAACGGGCGCCCCGCGCCCTCACAGGACCTCCGTGGGGAGCACCGGCTCGCCCCGGGAGAGCTGGGTCGCCGACACCGGCAGGCTCGCGCGTGCCTCGATGTGCCGCAGCCGCGCCGCGTCGAGCGGTTCGCGCCCGACGACCTCACCGCCGCGCACCAGCGGGACCAGCAACTGCCGGTCGGCCAGGTCGCCGGGGACCGGCCCGCTGCCGACGACCTCGGCGACGGCGACCCCGTCCTCGTCCACCCGGCGGGCGGCCCACTTGCGCCCGCCGATGCTGGTCTTGCCGCCCAGCGACTTCTTCGCCACCGGCACCAGTTCGCCGTCGTCACCCGCACGGGCGACCAGCTTGTAGACCATCGAGCAGGTCGGCTGGCCGCTGCCGGTGACCAGCGAGGTGCCGACCCCGTAGGAGTCGACCGGCGCGGCGGCCAGCGACGCGATCGCGTACTCGTCGAGGTCGGAGGTGACCACGATCCTGGTGTTCTTCGCGCCGAGGTCGTCCAGTTGCTGGCGCACCCGGTGGGCGAGCAGCAGCAGGTCGCCCGAGTCGATGCGGACCGCGCCGAGCTCGGGGCCCGCGATGTCCACCGCGGCCCGTACCGCGGTCGCCACGTCGTAGGTGTCGACCAGCAGGGTGGTGCCGCGGCCGAGGGACTCCACCTGGGCGGTGAAGGCGTCCCGCTCGGTGTCGTGCACCAGCGTGAAGGCGTGGGCGCTGGTGCCGACGGTGGGGATGCCGTAGCGGTAGCCGGCCGCGAGGTTGGAGGAGGTCCTGAAACCCCCGACGAAGGCCGCGCGGGAGGCGGCGACCGCCGCCAGCTCGTGGGTGCGCCGGGCGCCCATCTCCACCAGCGGGCGCCCCGCGGCGGCCACCGCCATCCGGGAGGCGGCGGCGGCGATGGCCGAGTCGTGGTTGAGGATCGACAGGATCACCGTCTCCAGCACGACCGCCTCGGCGAAGCTGCCCTCCACCCGCAGGATCGGCGAGCCGGGGAAGTAGACCTCACCCTCCGGGTAGCCCCAGATGTCACCCGTGAAGCGGTATCCGCTCAGCCATTGGAGTGTCTCCTCGTCGACGACGTGCTCGCGGCGCAGGAAGTCCAGGACGGGCGCGTCGAAGCGGAAGTTCTCGACCGCGTCGAGCACCCGGCCGGTGCCGGCGACGACGCCGTAGCGGCGGCCCTCCGGCAGCCGGCGGGTGAAGGCCTCGAAGACCGAGCGGCGCCCCGCCGCCCCGCTGCGCAGGGCCGCCTGCAGCATGGTCAGCTCGTAGCGGTCGGTGAAAAGCGCGGTGGACGGCACGTCCACCGGCAGTCCCAGCTCTGCTGTGCTCATGGCCGGGATGCTACCCCCTATCTCGTCAGAGTGACGAGATGTCGCCGCTGTGCGCGCCCTCACACCCGTGCGGGCACGCCCATTTGTGCGAGACCCCACAAGAGCGGCAGCATGGAACCTGTGAGTGTCGCCCCAGTCGAGCCCGTCGAGACCGAACGCACCGAGTCGAGCGAAGCGCCGTCCGCGGTCCCCGAACCGGACGTTCCGTGGGTGACGCTCGTGCACAACGACCCGGTCAACCTCATGAGCTACGTGACGTACGTCTTCCAGGCGTACTTCGGCTACTCGAAGGGCAAGGCCACCAAACTCATGCAGGACGTCCACTACAAGGGCAGGGCCGTGGTCTCCAGCGGCAGCCGCGAAGAGATGGAGCGCGACGTGCAGGCCATGCACGGCTACGGCCTGTGGGCCACCCTGTCGCAGGACCGCTGATGGCCCGCAGGCGAGCCCGTTCGGGCTACTTCGAGGCGGCCAAGGGCGGCGGCGCCAGCATCGTGCTGGACCAGGGCGAGATCTCCATCCTGCGCTCCCTGGTGGTGCAGTTGCTGGAACTGGTCGGACCGGGGCCCGGAGCGGCCGACGCCGACGACGACCCGCTGGCCGAGCTGTTCGCCGAGGGCCCCAGCAAACCGCCGGAGGACCCGGCGCTCGCCAGGCTGTTCCCCGACGCCTACGAGGAGCAGTCGGACGCCTCCGACTTCCGCCGCTTCACCGAGAACGACCTGCGGGCCCGCAAGCGCGACGACGCGCTGGCCGTGGTGCACTGCCTGGACCGCGGCGCCGGGAAGCTGGCGCTGACGCCGGACGAGTCCCGGCAGTGGCTGGGCACCCTCAATGACCTGCGGCTGACCATCGGCGCCTATCTGGACATCACCGAGGACGACGACAACGGCCTGTACCACCTGCCGGACGACGACGAGCGCAAGCCCATGGTGGTCGCCTACCTGTGGCTCGGCGCCCTCCAGGAGTCACTGGTCGAGACGCTGATCCCGTAGGGCGGCCCACGGGTGTCCGCCACCCCTCGGGTGGCGCAGCCGGGATTTCGGCAGCGCGTCCCCGTGGTACGAATCCGGCATGACGGACGTGAAGGACGCAACGCCCCACGCCGGGACGGACGAGGACTACGAGCGCGGGCTCGGCAGCCGGCAGATCCAGATGATCGCGATCGGCGGCGCCATCGGCACCGGGCTCTTCCTCGGCGCCGGCCGCGCCATCCACCAGGCAGGCCCCAGCCTGATCCTGATGTACGCGGTCGCCGGGGTCGCGGTGTTCGCGATCATGCGGGCGCTGGGCGAACTGCTCACCTACCGGCCGGTGTCCGGCTCCTTCGCCGACTACGCCCGCGAGTTCCTCGGCCCGTTCACCGGCTACGTCACCGGCTGGACGTACTGGCTGATGTGGGTCGTCACCGGGATGGCCGAGGTGACCGCGGCCGCCACGTATCTGGCGTACTGGTGGCCGCAGGTGCCGCAGTGGAGCGCGGCGGCCGGCTTCCTGGTGGTGCTCTTCACGGCCAACCTGATCTCGGTGAAGCTCTTCGGCGAGGTCGAGTTCTGGCTGTCGATGATCAAGGTCACCGCGATCCTGGGGATGATCCTCATCGGCGTCGGGGTGCTGACCCTGGGACTGTCCGCGGCCGGTGACACCGCGTCGGTCGGCCATCTGTGGCACGACGGCGGCTTCTTCCCCAACGGGCTGGGCCGCTCGCTGCTGACCCTGCAGATCGTGATGTTCGCCTACGTCGCGGTCGAACTCGTCGGCGTCACCGCGGGGGAGGCGCAGAATCCGCGCGAGACGCTGCCCAAGGCCATCAACACCCTGCCGTGGCGCATCGTGCTGTTCTACGTCGGCGCGCTGACGGTGATCCTCTGCGTGGTGTCCTGGACCGAGTTCCGGCCCGGCGTCAGCCCGTTCGTCGCCGCGTTCGCGAAGATCGGCATCCCCTTCGGCGCCGGCATCGTCAACTTCGTGGTGCTGTCCGCCGCCCTGTCCTCGTGCAACTCCGGGATGTACTCCACCGGCCGGATGCTGCGCGACCTGGCCGTCAACGGACAGGGGCCGCGCGTCTTCGGCAGGCTGACCGGCCGCCGCACCCCGGCCGCCGGCATCCTCGCCTCGGTCGGCGTGATGGGCATCGGGGTGTGGCTCAACTACGTCGACCCGGCGGGCGCGTTCACCTACATCACCGCCTTCGCCACGGTGGCCGGGGTGTGGACCTGGGGCGTGATCCTCGCCTCGCACATCCGCTACCGCTCCGCGGTGCGCGAGGGACGCGCCGCCACCGCGTGGTTCACCGCGCCCGGCGGCGCCGCGGCCAGCTGGGCGGCGCTGGTCTTCCTGGCCGCGGTCGTGGTGCTGATCGGCGCCGACAGCCAGGCCCGGATCTCGCTGTACGGCGTCCCGGTGTGGTTCGCCGCGCTCGCGGCCGGCTACCGGGTGCTCAGGCGGCGCAACCCCGCCGCCTTCACCCGCCGCGCGCACGTACCCCCCGCGCCGGAGACCGGGCTGCGGGACGGCCCGCAGCCGGCGCCGGACGCCCCCGCGCTGTGAGACGGTGGCGCCCTGCCGCGGCGGCGGGCGCCCCTGTTACTTTTCCCGCATGCTGACCATCACCCAGGAGCTCCACGACGCGATCGTGGCCCACGCCCGCGCCGACCACCCCGACGAGGCCTGCGGCGTCGTGGCGGGGCCGGAGGGCAGCGACCGGCCAGAGCGGTTCGTCCCCATGCTGAACGCGGCCCGCTCGCCGACCTTCTACGAGTTCGACTCCACCGACCTGCTCAAGCTCTACCGGGACCTGGACGACCGGGACGAGGAGCCGGTGATCGTCTACCACTCGCACACCGCGACCGAGGCGTACCCGTCGCGTACCGACATCTCGTACGCCAACGAACCGGGCGCGCACTACGTCCTGGTCTCGACCGCGGAGGACTTCCAGTTCCGCTCGTTCCGCATCGTGGACGGTGCCGTGACCGAGGAACCGGTCAAAGTAGTGGCTTCGTACGCCTGACGTCCCGGATACCGAGACGCGCGCCTCGGCCCCGTTCGGGGAATCGATACGATGAGCCCATGGTTTCCACCGACGTGAGCGACAAGGCGCCGGGCTCGCTGCTCGTGGCGCGGCTGCACGTCGACCTGTGCCGCCGCACCAGCGCGGCCTGTCCGCGCGCCTGACCGCACCACCGGCAGGACCGCCCGCCCCCGCGGGCCCCCTGCCGCTGCCAGCCCCCGTACGGCCCGCACAGCACCGCAGCCCGCCGCACCCGTCACACCCCGCACGCCACCGAGCCGCAGCACGCACCGCACCCACGCACTCACTGGAGCGCAGACATGGCCATCGAGGTCCGCATCCCGACCATCCTCCGCACCTACACCGGCGGCGAGAAGTCCGTCGAGGGCGCGGGCAGCACGCTCGACGAGCTCCTCGCCGACCTCGACACCCGGCACACCGGCCTGCGCGAGCGCGTCGTCGACGGCGCCGAACTGCGCCGCTTCGTCAACGTCTACCTCAACGACGAGGACGTCCGCTTCCTCGACGGCATCGCCACCAAGCTCACCGACGGCGACAGTGTGACCATCCTGCCCGCCGTCGCCGGGGGCATGGCCTGATGCGCTACGACAGCCCGCTGGCGGCGGTCGGCAACACCCCGCTGGTCCGCCTGCCGCGCCTGTCACCGTCCGACGCCGTGAGCGTCTGGGCGAAGCTGGAGGACCGCAACCCCACCGGCTCGGTCAAGGACCGCCCGGCCCTGCACATGGTCGAGCAGGCCGAGGCCGACGGGCGGCTCACCCCCGGCTGCACCATCCTTGAGCCGACCTCCGGCAACACCGGCATCTCGCTGGCGATGGCCGCCCGGCTCAAGGGCTACCGCATCGTCTGCGTGATGCCCGAGAACACCTCCTCCGAGCGCCGCGAACTGCTGACCATGTGGGGCGCGGAGATCATCTCCTCGCCCGCGGCCGGCGGCTCCAACACCGCCGTGCGGGTCGCCAAGGAGCTGGCGGCCGAGCACCCCGACTGGGTGATGCTCTACCAGTACGGCAACCCGGCCAACGCCGGCGCGCACTACACCACCACCGGGCCGGAGATCCTCGCCGACCTGCCGACGATCACCCACTTCGTCGCCGGCCTGGGCACCACAGGCACCCTGATGGGCGTCGGCCGCTTCCTGCGCGAGAAGGTCCCCGGCGTCGCCATCGTCGCCGCCGAGCCGCGCTACGACGACCTGGTCTACGGGCTGCGCAACCTCGACGAGGGCTTCGTGCCCGAGCTCTACGACGAGACCGTGCTGACCAGCCGCTTCTCCGTCGGATCCCAGGACGCGGTCCGCCGCACCCGTGAACTGCTCCAGCAGGAAGGCATCTTCGCCGGCGTCTCCACCGGCGCGGCCCTGCACGCGGCGCTCGGCGTCGCCGCCAAGGCCGAGCGCGCGGGCGAGCGGGCCGACGTGGTCTTCGTCGTCGCCGACGGCGGCTGGAAGTACCTGTCGACCGGCATATACACCGCCCCGACCACCGAGGCCGCGGTCGAGGCGCTGCACGGCCAGCTCTGGGCCTGACTGCGGCCCGGGCCGCCGCGCCCGGCAGCTCGCGCCCCAGGGCCCGGCGCCGAGCGGGCGGGCGGGCGGGCGCACGGCGCCGGACGGGAGAGCCCGCCCGTCCGGCGTAACGCCGGTTCTTTACCCCGGCAGAACCTCGACGATACGTTCGGCAGCCGAGCACAAAGCGCCAAGTGCGGCCGTACGGGACGTAAAAGACCCCCCGGACTGGTGATTCCGCCCACAACGGGGCGCCGTGGAGGCCCGGCGCGCCGCCTCGCGCTTTACCCTCGCAAGACAGGCGGACCGCATTCCGCCACACCCCCCACCCTTCAGGAATGGGGTGATTGCGGCGCGCCCACGGAGGTGTTTCCAGGAATGAAGCTCACCGTCGTCGGCTGCTCGGGGTCCTTCCCGTCCGCGGACTCGGCTTGCTCGAGCTATCTCGTCGAGGCCGACGGCTTCCGGCTGCTGATCGACATGGGCAACGGCGCCCTGGGCGAACTGCAGCGCCACGTCGGGCTGTACGACCTGGACGCGGTCGTCCTGAGCCACCTGCACGCCGACCACTGCATCGACATGTGCGGCTACTTCGTCGCCCGCTACTACCGGCACGACGGCGGCCCGGCCGCCGCGATCCCGGTCTACGGCCCGGCCGGCACCGAGCAGCGGCTGAACATCGCCTACGGCGACATCCCGGACGAGAAGTGCATGAGCGAGGTCTTCGACTTCCGCACCCTGCGCCCCGGCACCTTCCGCCTGGGCCCCTTCGACGTCACCACCGACCGGGTCAGCCACCCCGTCGAGGCCTACGGCTTCCGGCTGGACTACCAGGGCCGCGCCCTGGCCTACTCCGGCGACACCGGCCCCTGCGGCGCGCTCGACGCCCTCGCGCAGGGCGCCGACCTCTTCCTGTGCGAGGCCTCCTTCACCGCCGGCAAGGAGGACATCCCCGAGCTGCACCTCAACGGCCGCGAGGCCGGCGAGATCGCCGCCCGCGCCGGGGTCTCCCGGCTGGTCCTGACCCACATCCCCCCGTGGACCAGCCCCTCCGCCAACCTGCGCGACGCGCAGGCGGCCTTCGACGGCCCGGTGGAACTGGCGAAGGCGGGCGCGGTCTACGAGCTGTAGACCGGGCGCCCGCCCGCGTACGAACCCCGCCAAGCCCGCGGCCCGCGCTGGTGGTCGGCAGGGTGGGCCGGCGGGCGGTCGACCGCCCGTGAAGGCGGGGCAACCGTGCGTTAACGTGACATTACGGACCCGTGGTGGGTCAGAGACACAGGGAGACCCAGATGGCCACCAAGGCAGAGAAGATCGTCGCCGGGCTCGGCGGGCTCGACAACATCGAAGAGGTCGAGGGCTGCATCACCCGGCTCCGCACCGAGGTCGTCGACCCCTCCCTCGTCGACGAGGTCGCACTCAAGGCCGCCGGCGCGCATGGCGTCGTGAAGATGGGCACCGCGGTCCAGGTCGTCATCGGGACGGACGCGGACCCGATCGCGTCGGACATCGAAGACATGATGTAGCCGCCTGCCCCCCACCCCCGGGTCGTGCCCCGCCCGGGCACCTCCCTTCCCCGGGGGCCGGGGTGGGCGGTACGTCACCCGGATAGGCTCGGGGGATGTCACGATTTGACGGCCGTAGGCCGGATCAGCTTCGCCCCGTCACCATCGAGCGCAGCTGGAGCAAGCACGCGGAAGGCTCGGTCCTCGTCTCCTTCGGCGACACCCGCGTCCTGTGCACCGCCAGCGCCACCCAGGGCGTACCCCGGTGGCGCAAGGGCAGCGGCGAAGGCTGGGTCACCGCCGAATACTCGATGCTGCCGCGCGCCACCAACACCCGCGGCGACCGCGAGTCCGTCCGCGGCAAGATCGGCGGCCGCACTCACGAGATCTCCCGCCTCATCGGCCGCTCACTGCGCGCCGTCATCGACTACAAGGCCCTCGGCGAGAACACCGTCGTGCTGGACTGCGACGTCCTCCAGGCCGACGGCGGCACCCGAACCGCCGCCATCACCGGCGCCTACGTCGCGCTCGCCGACGCCGTCAGCTGGATGCAGGACAACCACTTCATCAAGGCCAGGTCCCGCCCCCTGACCGGCACCGTCGCCGCCGTCAGCGTCGGCATCGTCGGCGGCGTACCGCTGCTCGACCTCGCCTACGAAGAGGACGTCAAGGCCGAGACCGACATGAACGTCGTCTGCACCGGCGACGGCCGCTTCGTCGAGGTCCAGGGCACCGCGGAGGGCCAGCCCTTCGACCGCGCCGAACTCGACGCCCTGCTCTCCCTCGCCGTCGGCGGCTGCGCCGAGCTGACCGCGGCCCAGCAGGCCGCCCTGGAGGCGACCCTCCAGTGACCCACCGCCTCGTCCTCGCCACCCGCAACGCCCACAAGGTCACCGAACTCCGGGCGATCCTCACCGCCACCGGCCTCGACGTCGACCTCGTGGGCGCCGACGCCTACCCCGAGATCCCCGACGTCAAGGAGACCGGCGTCACCTTCGCCGAGAACGCCCTGCTCAAGGCCCACACCCTCGCCGAGGCCACCGGACTGCCCGCCGTCGCCGACGACTCCGGCCTGTGCGTCGACGTCCTCGGCGGCGCCCCCGGCATCTTCTCCGCCCGCTGGGCCGGCCGGCACGGCGACGACGCCGCCAACCTCGCCCTGCTGCTGGCCCAGCTCGGCGACATCGACGCCCCCCACCGCACCGCCTTCTTCGCCTGCGCCGCCGCCCTCGCCCTCCCCGACGGCCCCACCCGCGTCGCCGAGGGCCGCCTCACCGGCACCCTGCGCCACACCCCCACCGGCACCGGCGGCTTCGGCTACGACCCGATCCTCCAGCCCGACGGCGAGACCCGCACCTGCGCCGAACTGACCCCGGCAGAGAAGAACGCGATCAGCCACCGCGGCAAGGCCTTCCGCGCGCTGGCACCGATGGTGGCCGAACTGCTGGGCTGAGCACACGGACAGCCTGCGGTCCCGCATGGGAACCGCAGGCTGTCGAGGTGCGGCGGAAGGGATTCGAACCCTCAAGCCCGATCAAGGGCCACAGATCCTAAGTCTGCTG from Streptomyces sp. NBC_01198 includes these protein-coding regions:
- the rdgB gene encoding RdgB/HAM1 family non-canonical purine NTP pyrophosphatase, producing MTHRLVLATRNAHKVTELRAILTATGLDVDLVGADAYPEIPDVKETGVTFAENALLKAHTLAEATGLPAVADDSGLCVDVLGGAPGIFSARWAGRHGDDAANLALLLAQLGDIDAPHRTAFFACAAALALPDGPTRVAEGRLTGTLRHTPTGTGGFGYDPILQPDGETRTCAELTPAEKNAISHRGKAFRALAPMVAELLG
- a CDS encoding nicotinate phosphoribosyltransferase, whose amino-acid sequence is MSTAELGLPVDVPSTALFTDRYELTMLQAALRSGAAGRRSVFEAFTRRLPEGRRYGVVAGTGRVLDAVENFRFDAPVLDFLRREHVVDEETLQWLSGYRFTGDIWGYPEGEVYFPGSPILRVEGSFAEAVVLETVILSILNHDSAIAAAASRMAVAAAGRPLVEMGARRTHELAAVAASRAAFVGGFRTSSNLAAGYRYGIPTVGTSAHAFTLVHDTERDAFTAQVESLGRGTTLLVDTYDVATAVRAAVDIAGPELGAVRIDSGDLLLLAHRVRQQLDDLGAKNTRIVVTSDLDEYAIASLAAAPVDSYGVGTSLVTGSGQPTCSMVYKLVARAGDDGELVPVAKKSLGGKTSIGGRKWAARRVDEDGVAVAEVVGSGPVPGDLADRQLLVPLVRGGEVVGREPLDAARLRHIEARASLPVSATQLSRGEPVLPTEVL
- a CDS encoding amino acid permease — encoded protein: MTDVKDATPHAGTDEDYERGLGSRQIQMIAIGGAIGTGLFLGAGRAIHQAGPSLILMYAVAGVAVFAIMRALGELLTYRPVSGSFADYAREFLGPFTGYVTGWTYWLMWVVTGMAEVTAAATYLAYWWPQVPQWSAAAGFLVVLFTANLISVKLFGEVEFWLSMIKVTAILGMILIGVGVLTLGLSAAGDTASVGHLWHDGGFFPNGLGRSLLTLQIVMFAYVAVELVGVTAGEAQNPRETLPKAINTLPWRIVLFYVGALTVILCVVSWTEFRPGVSPFVAAFAKIGIPFGAGIVNFVVLSAALSSCNSGMYSTGRMLRDLAVNGQGPRVFGRLTGRRTPAAGILASVGVMGIGVWLNYVDPAGAFTYITAFATVAGVWTWGVILASHIRYRSAVREGRAATAWFTAPGGAAASWAALVFLAAVVVLIGADSQARISLYGVPVWFAALAAGYRVLRRRNPAAFTRRAHVPPAPETGLRDGPQPAPDAPAL
- a CDS encoding DUF2017 domain-containing protein is translated as MARRRARSGYFEAAKGGGASIVLDQGEISILRSLVVQLLELVGPGPGAADADDDPLAELFAEGPSKPPEDPALARLFPDAYEEQSDASDFRRFTENDLRARKRDDALAVVHCLDRGAGKLALTPDESRQWLGTLNDLRLTIGAYLDITEDDDNGLYHLPDDDERKPMVVAYLWLGALQESLVETLIP
- the rph gene encoding ribonuclease PH; protein product: MSRFDGRRPDQLRPVTIERSWSKHAEGSVLVSFGDTRVLCTASATQGVPRWRKGSGEGWVTAEYSMLPRATNTRGDRESVRGKIGGRTHEISRLIGRSLRAVIDYKALGENTVVLDCDVLQADGGTRTAAITGAYVALADAVSWMQDNHFIKARSRPLTGTVAAVSVGIVGGVPLLDLAYEEDVKAETDMNVVCTGDGRFVEVQGTAEGQPFDRAELDALLSLAVGGCAELTAAQQAALEATLQ
- a CDS encoding MBL fold metallo-hydrolase, giving the protein MKLTVVGCSGSFPSADSACSSYLVEADGFRLLIDMGNGALGELQRHVGLYDLDAVVLSHLHADHCIDMCGYFVARYYRHDGGPAAAIPVYGPAGTEQRLNIAYGDIPDEKCMSEVFDFRTLRPGTFRLGPFDVTTDRVSHPVEAYGFRLDYQGRALAYSGDTGPCGALDALAQGADLFLCEASFTAGKEDIPELHLNGREAGEIAARAGVSRLVLTHIPPWTSPSANLRDAQAAFDGPVELAKAGAVYEL
- a CDS encoding putative leader peptide, which produces MVSTDVSDKAPGSLLVARLHVDLCRRTSAACPRA
- a CDS encoding PTS glucose/sucrose transporter subunit IIB, which encodes MATKAEKIVAGLGGLDNIEEVEGCITRLRTEVVDPSLVDEVALKAAGAHGVVKMGTAVQVVIGTDADPIASDIEDMM
- a CDS encoding M67 family metallopeptidase — its product is MLTITQELHDAIVAHARADHPDEACGVVAGPEGSDRPERFVPMLNAARSPTFYEFDSTDLLKLYRDLDDRDEEPVIVYHSHTATEAYPSRTDISYANEPGAHYVLVSTAEDFQFRSFRIVDGAVTEEPVKVVASYA
- a CDS encoding MoaD/ThiS family protein, which gives rise to MAIEVRIPTILRTYTGGEKSVEGAGSTLDELLADLDTRHTGLRERVVDGAELRRFVNVYLNDEDVRFLDGIATKLTDGDSVTILPAVAGGMA
- a CDS encoding PLP-dependent cysteine synthase family protein: MRYDSPLAAVGNTPLVRLPRLSPSDAVSVWAKLEDRNPTGSVKDRPALHMVEQAEADGRLTPGCTILEPTSGNTGISLAMAARLKGYRIVCVMPENTSSERRELLTMWGAEIISSPAAGGSNTAVRVAKELAAEHPDWVMLYQYGNPANAGAHYTTTGPEILADLPTITHFVAGLGTTGTLMGVGRFLREKVPGVAIVAAEPRYDDLVYGLRNLDEGFVPELYDETVLTSRFSVGSQDAVRRTRELLQQEGIFAGVSTGAALHAALGVAAKAERAGERADVVFVVADGGWKYLSTGIYTAPTTEAAVEALHGQLWA
- a CDS encoding isochorismatase family protein yields the protein MHRALIVVDVQNDFCEGGSLAVTGGADVAAAVTDLIGEAAGNYRHVVATRDHHIDPGDHFSAEPDFVTTWPVHCVAGTEGVGFHPNFAPAVASGAVDAVFDKGAHAAAYSGFEGRDENGVGLADWLRQRGVGEVDVVGIATDHCVRATALDAAGEGFTTRVLVGLTAGVGAESTQRALGELRTAGVELVETQGVV
- the clpS gene encoding ATP-dependent Clp protease adapter ClpS, with the protein product MEPVSVAPVEPVETERTESSEAPSAVPEPDVPWVTLVHNDPVNLMSYVTYVFQAYFGYSKGKATKLMQDVHYKGRAVVSSGSREEMERDVQAMHGYGLWATLSQDR